One segment of Oreochromis niloticus isolate F11D_XX linkage group LG8, O_niloticus_UMD_NMBU, whole genome shotgun sequence DNA contains the following:
- the thrab gene encoding thyroid hormone receptor alpha-B isoform X3 has translation MTGYIPSYLEKDEPCVVCGDKATGYHYRCITCEGCKGFFRRTIQKNLHPTYSCKYDGCCIIDKITRNQCQLCRFKKCIAVGMAMDLVLDDSKRVAKRRLIEENRERRKKEEMVKSLQSRPEPTGAEWELIRLVTEAHRHTNAQGSQWKQKRKFLPEKIGQSPVAPTSDGDKVDLEAFSEFTKIITPAITRVVDFAKKLPMFSELPCEDQIILLKGCCMEIMSLRAAMRYDPDSETLTLSGEMAVKREQLKNGGLGVVSDAIFDLGKSLAQFNLDDTEVALLQAVLLMSSDRSGLTCTDKIEKCQETYLLAFEHYINYRKHNIPHFWPKLLMKVTDLRMIGACHASRFLHMKVECPNELFPPLFLEVFEDQEV, from the exons ATGACTG GGTACATTCCCAGCTACCTCGAAAAGGATGAGCCATGTGTGGTGTGTGGCGACAAGGCCACAGGTTACCACTACCGCTGCATTACCTGCGAGGGCTGCAag GGTTTTTTTCGTAGGACCATTCAAAAGAACCTCCACCCGACCTACTCCTGTAAGTACGATGGTTGCTGCATCATCGACAAGATCACCCGCAACCAGTGCCAGCTGTGCCGCTTCAAGAAGTGCATTGCTGTGGGCATGGCCATGGACT TGGTACTGGATGACTCAAAGCGGGTGGCTAAACGGCGCCTGATTGAGGAGAACAGGGAGCGGCGTAAGAAGGAGGAGATGGTAAAATCCCTCCAGAGCCGTCCGGAGCCCACGGGGGCCGAGTGGGAGCTGATCCGCTTGGTGACAGAGGCCCATCGTCACACCAATGCTCAGggctcacagtggaagcagaaGCGCAAATTCCTG CCAGAGAAAATCGGCCAGTCTCCAGTCGCTCCAACATCAGACGGAGACAAGGTGGACCTGGAGGCCTTCAGCGAGTTCACCAAGATCATCACTCCCGCCATCACCCGTGTCGTTGACTTTGCCAAAAAACTGCCCATGTTCTCTGAG CTGCCTTGTGAAGACCAGATCATCCTGTTGAAGGGCTGCTGCATGGAGATCATGTCCTTGCGCGCAGCCATGCGCTACGACCCGGACAGCGAGACGCTGACGCTCAGTGGGGAGATGGCTGTGAAGCGGGAGCAACTGAAGAACGGCGGGCTGGGCGTGGTGTCGGACGCCATCTTTGATTTGGGCAAGAGCCTGGCACAGTTCAACCTTGACGACACGGAAGTGGCGCTCTTGCAAGCCGTGCTTCTCATGAGCTCAG ATCGCTCAGGCCTGACCTGTACGGACAAGATCGAGAAGTGCCAGGAGACGTACCTGCTGGCGTTCGAGCACTACATCAACTACCGCAAGCACAACATTCCCCACTTCTGGCCGAAGCTTCTGATGAAGGTGACGGACCTGCGGATGATCGGGGCGTGCCACGCCAGCCGCTTCCTTCACATGAAGGTGGAATGTCCCAACGAACTCTTCCCCCCGCTCTTCTTGGAGGTCTTCGAGGACCAGGAGGTGTGA
- the thrab gene encoding thyroid hormone receptor alpha-B isoform X2: MHILQSHCYIRWLNGPKRKRKNSQCSVKSMTGYIPSYLEKDEPCVVCGDKATGYHYRCITCEGCKGFFRRTIQKNLHPTYSCKYDGCCIIDKITRNQCQLCRFKKCIAVGMAMDLVLDDSKRVAKRRLIEENRERRKKEEMVKSLQSRPEPTGAEWELIRLVTEAHRHTNAQGSQWKQKRKFLPEKIGQSPVAPTSDGDKVDLEAFSEFTKIITPAITRVVDFAKKLPMFSELPCEDQIILLKGCCMEIMSLRAAMRYDPDSETLTLSGEMAVKREQLKNGGLGVVSDAIFDLGKSLAQFNLDDTEVALLQAVLLMSSDRSGLTCTDKIEKCQETYLLAFEHYINYRKHNIPHFWPKLLMKVTDLRMIGACHASRFLHMKVECPNELFPPLFLEVFEDQEV; the protein is encoded by the exons GTGGCTCAATGGCCCaaaaaggaagaggaagaaCAGCCAATGTTCGGTGAAGAGCATGACTG GGTACATTCCCAGCTACCTCGAAAAGGATGAGCCATGTGTGGTGTGTGGCGACAAGGCCACAGGTTACCACTACCGCTGCATTACCTGCGAGGGCTGCAag GGTTTTTTTCGTAGGACCATTCAAAAGAACCTCCACCCGACCTACTCCTGTAAGTACGATGGTTGCTGCATCATCGACAAGATCACCCGCAACCAGTGCCAGCTGTGCCGCTTCAAGAAGTGCATTGCTGTGGGCATGGCCATGGACT TGGTACTGGATGACTCAAAGCGGGTGGCTAAACGGCGCCTGATTGAGGAGAACAGGGAGCGGCGTAAGAAGGAGGAGATGGTAAAATCCCTCCAGAGCCGTCCGGAGCCCACGGGGGCCGAGTGGGAGCTGATCCGCTTGGTGACAGAGGCCCATCGTCACACCAATGCTCAGggctcacagtggaagcagaaGCGCAAATTCCTG CCAGAGAAAATCGGCCAGTCTCCAGTCGCTCCAACATCAGACGGAGACAAGGTGGACCTGGAGGCCTTCAGCGAGTTCACCAAGATCATCACTCCCGCCATCACCCGTGTCGTTGACTTTGCCAAAAAACTGCCCATGTTCTCTGAG CTGCCTTGTGAAGACCAGATCATCCTGTTGAAGGGCTGCTGCATGGAGATCATGTCCTTGCGCGCAGCCATGCGCTACGACCCGGACAGCGAGACGCTGACGCTCAGTGGGGAGATGGCTGTGAAGCGGGAGCAACTGAAGAACGGCGGGCTGGGCGTGGTGTCGGACGCCATCTTTGATTTGGGCAAGAGCCTGGCACAGTTCAACCTTGACGACACGGAAGTGGCGCTCTTGCAAGCCGTGCTTCTCATGAGCTCAG ATCGCTCAGGCCTGACCTGTACGGACAAGATCGAGAAGTGCCAGGAGACGTACCTGCTGGCGTTCGAGCACTACATCAACTACCGCAAGCACAACATTCCCCACTTCTGGCCGAAGCTTCTGATGAAGGTGACGGACCTGCGGATGATCGGGGCGTGCCACGCCAGCCGCTTCCTTCACATGAAGGTGGAATGTCCCAACGAACTCTTCCCCCCGCTCTTCTTGGAGGTCTTCGAGGACCAGGAGGTGTGA
- the thrab gene encoding thyroid hormone receptor alpha-B isoform X1, which translates to MEHMPKEQDSNPSEGEEKQWLNGPKRKRKNSQCSVKSMTGYIPSYLEKDEPCVVCGDKATGYHYRCITCEGCKGFFRRTIQKNLHPTYSCKYDGCCIIDKITRNQCQLCRFKKCIAVGMAMDLVLDDSKRVAKRRLIEENRERRKKEEMVKSLQSRPEPTGAEWELIRLVTEAHRHTNAQGSQWKQKRKFLPEKIGQSPVAPTSDGDKVDLEAFSEFTKIITPAITRVVDFAKKLPMFSELPCEDQIILLKGCCMEIMSLRAAMRYDPDSETLTLSGEMAVKREQLKNGGLGVVSDAIFDLGKSLAQFNLDDTEVALLQAVLLMSSDRSGLTCTDKIEKCQETYLLAFEHYINYRKHNIPHFWPKLLMKVTDLRMIGACHASRFLHMKVECPNELFPPLFLEVFEDQEV; encoded by the exons GTGGCTCAATGGCCCaaaaaggaagaggaagaaCAGCCAATGTTCGGTGAAGAGCATGACTG GGTACATTCCCAGCTACCTCGAAAAGGATGAGCCATGTGTGGTGTGTGGCGACAAGGCCACAGGTTACCACTACCGCTGCATTACCTGCGAGGGCTGCAag GGTTTTTTTCGTAGGACCATTCAAAAGAACCTCCACCCGACCTACTCCTGTAAGTACGATGGTTGCTGCATCATCGACAAGATCACCCGCAACCAGTGCCAGCTGTGCCGCTTCAAGAAGTGCATTGCTGTGGGCATGGCCATGGACT TGGTACTGGATGACTCAAAGCGGGTGGCTAAACGGCGCCTGATTGAGGAGAACAGGGAGCGGCGTAAGAAGGAGGAGATGGTAAAATCCCTCCAGAGCCGTCCGGAGCCCACGGGGGCCGAGTGGGAGCTGATCCGCTTGGTGACAGAGGCCCATCGTCACACCAATGCTCAGggctcacagtggaagcagaaGCGCAAATTCCTG CCAGAGAAAATCGGCCAGTCTCCAGTCGCTCCAACATCAGACGGAGACAAGGTGGACCTGGAGGCCTTCAGCGAGTTCACCAAGATCATCACTCCCGCCATCACCCGTGTCGTTGACTTTGCCAAAAAACTGCCCATGTTCTCTGAG CTGCCTTGTGAAGACCAGATCATCCTGTTGAAGGGCTGCTGCATGGAGATCATGTCCTTGCGCGCAGCCATGCGCTACGACCCGGACAGCGAGACGCTGACGCTCAGTGGGGAGATGGCTGTGAAGCGGGAGCAACTGAAGAACGGCGGGCTGGGCGTGGTGTCGGACGCCATCTTTGATTTGGGCAAGAGCCTGGCACAGTTCAACCTTGACGACACGGAAGTGGCGCTCTTGCAAGCCGTGCTTCTCATGAGCTCAG ATCGCTCAGGCCTGACCTGTACGGACAAGATCGAGAAGTGCCAGGAGACGTACCTGCTGGCGTTCGAGCACTACATCAACTACCGCAAGCACAACATTCCCCACTTCTGGCCGAAGCTTCTGATGAAGGTGACGGACCTGCGGATGATCGGGGCGTGCCACGCCAGCCGCTTCCTTCACATGAAGGTGGAATGTCCCAACGAACTCTTCCCCCCGCTCTTCTTGGAGGTCTTCGAGGACCAGGAGGTGTGA